The Sus scrofa isolate TJ Tabasco breed Duroc unplaced genomic scaffold, Sscrofa11.1 Contig1914, whole genome shotgun sequence genome includes a window with the following:
- the XRCC3 gene encoding DNA repair protein XRCC3 isoform X2, with amino-acid sequence MKEYADDLGAKLKSAREVLRFSGPDLQRLTGLSGPDVQHLLRAVSSHLRGGSVSTALQLYRQEEEFPEQHQRLSLGCPVLDGLLRGGLPLDGITELAGRSSTGKTQLALQLCLAVQLPRQHGGLGTGAVYVCTEGAFPSRRLQQLVAQQQLLRPDVPGDVLGKIKFGDQIFVEHVADVDTLLDCVSRKVPVLLSRGVARLLVIDSVAAPFRCEFAGADSARRARRLQALGAELRRLSCAFRSPVLCINQVTEAVDAHEAAGAGGERTSPALGITWSSQLLMRLLMDRRRPEEAAPAPPSRTLRLVFAPHLPPWSCCYTVTTEGVRGTPGSESCWMTRQVRVSGRTGLPT; translated from the exons CCAAACTGAAGTCAGCGCGGGAGGTGCTGCGGTTCTCGGGGCCAGACCTGCAGAGACTGACCGGCCTCTCGGGCCCCGACGTGCAGCACCTGCTGAGAGCCGTGTCCTCACACCTGCGGGGAGGCAGCGTCTCCACAG CGCTCCAGCTGTACCggcaggaggaggagttccccgAGCAGCACCAGCGCCTGAGCCTGGGCTGCCCGGTGCTGGACGGGCTCCTCCGTGGCGGGCTGCCCCTGGACGGCATCACCGAGCTGGCCGGCCGCAGCTCCACGGGGAAGACCCAGCTGGCCCTGCAGCTCTGCCTGGCGGTGCAGCTCCCACGGCAGCACGGGGGCCTGGGCACCG GGGCCGTGTACGTGTGCACGGAGGGCGCCTTCCCCAGCCGGCGTCTGCAGCAGCTCGTGGCGCAGCAGCAGCTCCTGCGGCCCGACGTGCCGGGGGACGTGCTCGGGAAGATCAAGTTCGGCGACCAGATCTTCGTGGAGCACGTGGCCGATGTG GACACCCTGCTGGACTGCGTGAGTCGGAAAGTGCCTGTGCTGCTGTCGCGGGGTGTGGCCCGCCTGCTGGTCATCGACTCGGTGGCAGCCCCGTTCCGCTGCGAGTTTGCCGGCGCAGACTCGGCCCGCAGGGCCAGGCGTCTGCAGGCGCTGGGGGCCGAGCTGCGGCGGCTGAGCTGCGCCTTCCGGAGCCCCGTGCTCTGCATCAACCAG GTGACGGAGGCCGTGGATGCGCATGAGGCAGCAGG GGCCGGGGGAGAGCGGACGTCGCCAGCCCTCGGAATAACCTGGTCCAGCCAGCTCCTGATGAGGCTGCTGATGGACCGGCGCCGCCCGGAGGaggccgcccccgccccacccagccGCACCCTGAGGCTGGTCTTCGCCCCCCACCTGCCGCCCTGGTCCTGCTGCTACACAGTCACCACCGAGGGCGTGCGAGGCACGCCTGGGAGCGAGTCCTGCTGGATGACTCGCCAGGTTAGGGTCTCGGGGCGCACGGGCCTCCCCACCTGA
- the XRCC3 gene encoding DNA repair protein XRCC3 isoform X1 yields the protein MDLDHLDLNPRIVAAVKAKLKSAREVLRFSGPDLQRLTGLSGPDVQHLLRAVSSHLRGGSVSTALQLYRQEEEFPEQHQRLSLGCPVLDGLLRGGLPLDGITELAGRSSTGKTQLALQLCLAVQLPRQHGGLGTGAVYVCTEGAFPSRRLQQLVAQQQLLRPDVPGDVLGKIKFGDQIFVEHVADVDTLLDCVSRKVPVLLSRGVARLLVIDSVAAPFRCEFAGADSARRARRLQALGAELRRLSCAFRSPVLCINQVTEAVDAHEAAGAGGERTSPALGITWSSQLLMRLLMDRRRPEEAAPAPPSRTLRLVFAPHLPPWSCCYTVTTEGVRGTPGSESCWMTRQVRVSGRTGLPT from the exons ATGGATTTGGACCACCTGGACCTGAATCCCAGAATCGTCGCCGCGGTGAAAG CCAAACTGAAGTCAGCGCGGGAGGTGCTGCGGTTCTCGGGGCCAGACCTGCAGAGACTGACCGGCCTCTCGGGCCCCGACGTGCAGCACCTGCTGAGAGCCGTGTCCTCACACCTGCGGGGAGGCAGCGTCTCCACAG CGCTCCAGCTGTACCggcaggaggaggagttccccgAGCAGCACCAGCGCCTGAGCCTGGGCTGCCCGGTGCTGGACGGGCTCCTCCGTGGCGGGCTGCCCCTGGACGGCATCACCGAGCTGGCCGGCCGCAGCTCCACGGGGAAGACCCAGCTGGCCCTGCAGCTCTGCCTGGCGGTGCAGCTCCCACGGCAGCACGGGGGCCTGGGCACCG GGGCCGTGTACGTGTGCACGGAGGGCGCCTTCCCCAGCCGGCGTCTGCAGCAGCTCGTGGCGCAGCAGCAGCTCCTGCGGCCCGACGTGCCGGGGGACGTGCTCGGGAAGATCAAGTTCGGCGACCAGATCTTCGTGGAGCACGTGGCCGATGTG GACACCCTGCTGGACTGCGTGAGTCGGAAAGTGCCTGTGCTGCTGTCGCGGGGTGTGGCCCGCCTGCTGGTCATCGACTCGGTGGCAGCCCCGTTCCGCTGCGAGTTTGCCGGCGCAGACTCGGCCCGCAGGGCCAGGCGTCTGCAGGCGCTGGGGGCCGAGCTGCGGCGGCTGAGCTGCGCCTTCCGGAGCCCCGTGCTCTGCATCAACCAG GTGACGGAGGCCGTGGATGCGCATGAGGCAGCAGG GGCCGGGGGAGAGCGGACGTCGCCAGCCCTCGGAATAACCTGGTCCAGCCAGCTCCTGATGAGGCTGCTGATGGACCGGCGCCGCCCGGAGGaggccgcccccgccccacccagccGCACCCTGAGGCTGGTCTTCGCCCCCCACCTGCCGCCCTGGTCCTGCTGCTACACAGTCACCACCGAGGGCGTGCGAGGCACGCCTGGGAGCGAGTCCTGCTGGATGACTCGCCAGGTTAGGGTCTCGGGGCGCACGGGCCTCCCCACCTGA